AAAAATTTTTGTGAATCTGCCGGTGAAAGATCTCGGCAAATCCGTGGAATTCTTCACCAAACTCGGCTTTAAGTTCGATCCTCAATTTACCGATCAAACTGCAACCTGCATGATCGTGGCCGACGACATTTTCGTTATGCTGCTGACCGAGGAAAAGTTCAAGCTGTTTACCCCGAAAAAGATCTGCGACGCAACGCAAGGTACGGAAGTGCTCATCTGCTTGTCCTGTGAAAGCCGGGGGAAAGTGGATGAGATGGTAAACTGCGCGGTAGCCGCGGGCGGAACAACCTACAACGAGCCACAAGACCACGGGTTTATGTATGGGCATGGGTTCCAGGACCCGGACGGCCACATCTGGGAACTCATGTTCATGGAAACTGGCGCGATGAGCCAAGCCGAAATGCAATAACAATAAATGACGGCGCCGGTCCCTCCAGATACAATCGGGCCGTCAATCTGGCGCAAATATCGTTAAGCCTGTAAATGAGAATACTCTTTTTTCTTCTGTTGTTTGCCAACCTGATTTTTGCGGCCTATATCCAATGGGGTCCCGCGGCCAGCGGTCGCGTGCAGCTGGCCGCAGAATTCCATCCGGAAAGAATACAACCATTGTCTGCGCTACCGGCGGGGTCCACCCTTTCCGCTTCCGCTCGTCCCGAGCCCGAGCGACCCGTGGCCCCCCCTCCTGCTTTGACTCGCCCCAAGTCCGAACGGCCTGAGTCCGTAGCTCCCGGGCCCGTCGCGCCTGAGCCTCGTGCTGCGTCCGCTCCTCCCGAGTCTACCGCTTCCGAGTCCATGGCTTCCGCGTCCGCGGCTCCTGAGCCCGCACGTCCTGCGACTTGTCTGGAATGGGGGGATTTTCTCAGCGTAGAGCATGCACGGATGGAGGCCGCGATGGCCCGAGTGCAACTGAACCACGAGACACAGCGCATAGGAGTGGGAAAGAGAAGCGGCTACTGGGTCTACATACCGCCCCTGAGAAACAGGGAACACGCGGTGCGAAAAATGGGAGAGCTTGGCAGACTCAGGATTAACAATTATTACCACGTCCAGGACAATGGCCAATGGAACAACGCCATCTCCATGGGCTTTTTTGTTAACGAGGACGAGGCGGACGATTTACTCGAAGAACTGAAACGCACAGGCGTGAGGTCGGCGGTAATGGGGAAACGGTATCTGGAGCAGATAAAGTTTGTCCTGCGGGATCCTCCGCAGGAGGTTGTCGAAAAGATGAAGACGATAAAAGGGGAGTTTCCCGGCAGCAAGCTTGAGACGGTGCAGTGTGACCGGACCAGAAAATGAGGTGAAAGCCGCGACCACCTGACGCATAAAGAAGGCGACGCCCTGGTGCCGCGGCTTGCGTCTGCTTCCATATCCGCCCTGTAAGCATCCATGACTGCATCATCTTAAGCCCGTTCGGGCCCGTGCCCGGCGGATGATCTTTGCGGTCAGCAACGGGTATTGCAATGCGATACTCCAGCCCCCATCATATGTTTTTATGTTATCTGCCACGGAAATCACTATGACTGTGTCTCTAAAGACCCCGCAGGAAGTCGAAAAAATGCGGGTGGCGGGGAAGCTTGCCTCGGAGGTGCTGGATTACATCACCCCGTTCGTCAAGCCGGGAGTCACAACTGATGAACTTGATAAACTGTGCCACGACTACATGGTCGACGTCCAGCACGTTATCCCCGCTCCGCTCGATTATGCGCCGCCGGGGTACTCGCCGTATCCGAAATCAATTTGCACCTCGGTCAATCATCAAGTTTGTCATGGGGTGCCGGGGGAGAAAAAACTCAAGTCGGGCGACATCGTCAACATCGATGTGACCGTCATCAAGGACCAGTACCATGGCGATACCAGCCGCATGTTTTTCGTGGGTGAACCGGGTATCCAAGCCAGGCGCTTGTGTGAAATTACTTACGAGTCGATGTGGCGCGGGATTGAGGAGATCAAACCGGGGAAACATCTGGGCGACGTCGGCCATGCTATTCAACGCTTCGCTGAAAGTCAGGGATATAGCGTGGTGAGAGAGTTCTGCGGCCACGGCATCGGCGCAAAATTTCATGAAGATCCCCAGGTGCTCCATTATGGCCGTCCCGGAACCGGGCTGGAACTTAAAGCCGGCATGATTTTCACGGTTGAGCCGATGATTAACGCGGGCAAGGCTCCTATACGCCAGATGGCCGACGGCTGGACCATTGTTACGAAGGATCATAGCTTGTCGGCACAATGGGAGCATACCGTGCTGGTCACCGAAACCGGATATGAAGTGCTGACCTTATCGGCTGGCGCGCCGCAGAAACCTGTATTCCGCTCCTGACTGTCATGGGGCCGCTTGAGGCAGGGTCGCCTCCCGGCAGTTTCAATACTGAGACAAGTACTGAGACATTCAGGCAGGCGCTGCTGCAAGGCCGCGAGTCATTACGCCAGCGCTATTACAGCAATGGCAACGGCGCAGCCCTGCTGCGCGGCCACAACCGGCTGCTCGATGATATCCTTCGCCAGGTCTGGCGCGAGATGGCACTCCCGGACTCAATTGCCCTGCTGGCGGTCGGCGGCTATGGCAGGCAGCAGCTTTTTCCATATTCAGACATCGATCTGCTGGTGCTGCTTCCGGAGGAAGGTAGCGGCGCCAACGTTGCGGATGGCGCTGTCGAGGTCCGGCTGGAACAGTGGGTTAGACTATTGTGGGATCTCGGACTGGAAATCGGCCACAGTGTCCGCACCATCGCCCACTGCGTCGAGGAGGCAGCCAAGGATATCACGGTGCAAACCAGCTTGCTCGAAGCCCGGCAGCTGTCGGGGCATCGCCCGTTGTTTGACGAATTTGCGAAAACGATGCAGGTCATGCTTGAGCCGGAAGCTTTCTTTCAAGCCAAGCAACTTGAGCAGGAGCAGCGCCACGGCCGCTATCACGACGCCACGCATAATCTTGAGCCCAACATCAAGGAGAGCCCTGGCGGGCTTCGCGATCTGCAAAACGTCCTGTGGGTCAGCCGGGCTGCAGGGTTCGGAAAATCCTGGCCTGATTTGGCGAGAGGAAGCTTGATCACTCCGCGTGAAGCTCGTCTTGCGCAACGTCATCAGGCTCTTCTGCAAGATCTCCGTATTCGGCTCCACTATCTCGCTGGGCGCCGCGAAGACCGGCTGTTGTTCGATTTTCAGACCGCGCTCGCCGATGAGCTTCGCATAGGCGCTAAGCCTCCTCGCCGCGCGAGCGAGATATTGATGCAGCGGTATTATCGCGCCGCCCAGGGCGTTACACAGATCAATACGATTCTGTTGCTTACGCTGGAGGCAAGGATTTCTCCCGGCGCGAATGCGGTTCCGGTCATCATCAACGAGCGTTTCCAGAAGCGAAGTGAGTGGCTGGAAGCAAGAGACGAGGATCTTTTCCACAAGGAGCCAGCCGCGATCCTGGAAAGCGTGCTACTGCTGCAGCAGCACCCCGAACTGAAAGCCCGCAGTGCGACCACGCTGAGAGCAATGTGGCAGGCGGCACCCCTCATCAACGCGGCATTTCGACGCAACCCCCACAATAGGGCGCATTTCATGGAGATCCTGCGTCAACCGCACGGGCTGACGAGTGAGTTGCGCCTGCTCAATCGCTACGGCATTCTAGGACGCTACCTCCCGGCGTTCGGGCGTATCGTGGGCCAGATGCAGCACGACCTGTTTCACGTCTATACGGTAGATGAGCACATTCTCATGGTGGTGAGAAACCTGCGCCGGTTTCTTTCCCCCGAGTTTGCCCATGAATATCCGCTTTGCAGCCGGCTTATTGGTGAATTCCAGCGGCCTGAAGTGCTCTATATCGGGGGCATCTTCCATGACATTGCAAAAGGACGGCAGGGAAACCATTCGATCCTCGGTAAGAGGGACGCAGCGCGTTTCTGCCACGACCACGCCCTTTCACCGGAAGATACTGACCTGATCATTTGGCTGGTCGAAAACCATCTTTTCATGTCAATGACTGCGCAAAAAAAAGACATAGCCGATCCGGACGTGATTGCTGATTTTGCCGGGCACATGGGTAACGAGCGACGCCTTGTCGCGCTTTATCTGCTTACCGTGGCCGATATTCGGGGTACCAGTCCAAAAGTATGGAACGCCTGGAAGGCGAAATTGCTGGAAGATTTGTTCCGGGCCGCGCGGCGTCAGCTCTGCGGCGAGCCCGCTTATGCCGACAGGACGCTGACCAGCCGGAAGAACAAGGTCATGGAGTTGCTGCAACTCGATAATATTGCTGTCAGTGGGGACGAGAAGCTCTGGAGGATACTGGATCCGGCCTATCTGCTGTCGCACGAGCCCCAGCAAATCGCGTGGCATGCGCGCCACCTGATCCATCAAACAGAACCACTAACTCCGCTCGTGAAGACCCGTATTGCACCGGCTGGAACAGGCATTGAGGTATTGGTCTATGCGGCCGATCAAAAGGATCTGTTTGCGCGTATCTGCAGTTTCTTCGACCGCATCGATTGCAATATCGTTGAAGCAAGGATACATACCGC
The window above is part of the Nitrosospira sp. Is2 genome. Proteins encoded here:
- a CDS encoding [protein-PII] uridylyltransferase, with the translated sequence MGPLEAGSPPGSFNTETSTETFRQALLQGRESLRQRYYSNGNGAALLRGHNRLLDDILRQVWREMALPDSIALLAVGGYGRQQLFPYSDIDLLVLLPEEGSGANVADGAVEVRLEQWVRLLWDLGLEIGHSVRTIAHCVEEAAKDITVQTSLLEARQLSGHRPLFDEFAKTMQVMLEPEAFFQAKQLEQEQRHGRYHDATHNLEPNIKESPGGLRDLQNVLWVSRAAGFGKSWPDLARGSLITPREARLAQRHQALLQDLRIRLHYLAGRREDRLLFDFQTALADELRIGAKPPRRASEILMQRYYRAAQGVTQINTILLLTLEARISPGANAVPVIINERFQKRSEWLEARDEDLFHKEPAAILESVLLLQQHPELKARSATTLRAMWQAAPLINAAFRRNPHNRAHFMEILRQPHGLTSELRLLNRYGILGRYLPAFGRIVGQMQHDLFHVYTVDEHILMVVRNLRRFLSPEFAHEYPLCSRLIGEFQRPEVLYIGGIFHDIAKGRQGNHSILGKRDAARFCHDHALSPEDTDLIIWLVENHLFMSMTAQKKDIADPDVIADFAGHMGNERRLVALYLLTVADIRGTSPKVWNAWKAKLLEDLFRAARRQLCGEPAYADRTLTSRKNKVMELLQLDNIAVSGDEKLWRILDPAYLLSHEPQQIAWHARHLIHQTEPLTPLVKTRIAPAGTGIEVLVYAADQKDLFARICSFFDRIDCNIVEARIHTARHGYALDSFLVLDPFDMAQRHRDVVDFIEHELAQQLAEHAPLQPPVKGRLSRHLRHFPIAPEVDIELDEKGEYSILSIVAGDQPGLLSRIAQVLVSFGVNVHSARVNTLGERAEDTFLVTGDALQKSRTLLRLETELIKALQTSCEAAT
- a CDS encoding SPOR domain-containing protein; this encodes MRILFFLLLFANLIFAAYIQWGPAASGRVQLAAEFHPERIQPLSALPAGSTLSASARPEPERPVAPPPALTRPKSERPESVAPGPVAPEPRAASAPPESTASESMASASAAPEPARPATCLEWGDFLSVEHARMEAAMARVQLNHETQRIGVGKRSGYWVYIPPLRNREHAVRKMGELGRLRINNYYHVQDNGQWNNAISMGFFVNEDEADDLLEELKRTGVRSAVMGKRYLEQIKFVLRDPPQEVVEKMKTIKGEFPGSKLETVQCDRTRK
- a CDS encoding VOC family protein yields the protein MGTKIFVNLPVKDLGKSVEFFTKLGFKFDPQFTDQTATCMIVADDIFVMLLTEEKFKLFTPKKICDATQGTEVLICLSCESRGKVDEMVNCAVAAGGTTYNEPQDHGFMYGHGFQDPDGHIWELMFMETGAMSQAEMQ
- the map gene encoding type I methionyl aminopeptidase, which encodes MTVSLKTPQEVEKMRVAGKLASEVLDYITPFVKPGVTTDELDKLCHDYMVDVQHVIPAPLDYAPPGYSPYPKSICTSVNHQVCHGVPGEKKLKSGDIVNIDVTVIKDQYHGDTSRMFFVGEPGIQARRLCEITYESMWRGIEEIKPGKHLGDVGHAIQRFAESQGYSVVREFCGHGIGAKFHEDPQVLHYGRPGTGLELKAGMIFTVEPMINAGKAPIRQMADGWTIVTKDHSLSAQWEHTVLVTETGYEVLTLSAGAPQKPVFRS